The Streptomyces sp. CC0208 genome window below encodes:
- a CDS encoding DUF2637 domain-containing protein: protein MQLTRMHRVLIGVVVFGAVIIAGIGFAGSYAAVRELAFQKGFGNFSYVLPIGIDAGICVLLALDLLLTWIRIPFPLLRQTAWLLTVATIAFNGAAAWPDPLGVGMHAVIPILFVVSVEAARHAIGRIADITADKHMEGVRLTRWLLSPIPTFLLWRRMKLWELRSYEQVIKLEQDRLVYQARLHSRFGRAWRRKAPVESLMPLRLARYGVPLAETAPAGLAAAGIEPVLLPPAPEITAGAAAPEPQRATPQGGQRPELDGALRPQQAAQEPEPDLSPWFEAPQQIEYQGGYNPDYDPAEQYNRWYEEQIEAEQYELQQIQYEEPPREPSMEETGSFPIPVSSGRTRELGEGGGTPEPTEEDFYQVFKKSIDGSYPSPGQLRGDVEATYGVVLPQREAERMVNRFTNRHTAELQEDHIA, encoded by the coding sequence ATGCAGCTGACTCGAATGCACCGCGTGCTCATAGGCGTGGTCGTGTTCGGCGCCGTGATCATCGCCGGCATCGGCTTCGCGGGGTCCTACGCGGCCGTCCGTGAACTCGCTTTCCAAAAGGGCTTCGGGAACTTCAGTTATGTGCTCCCGATCGGCATCGACGCGGGCATCTGCGTCCTGCTCGCCCTTGACCTGCTTCTGACGTGGATCCGCATCCCGTTCCCGCTGCTGCGGCAGACGGCGTGGCTCCTGACGGTCGCCACGATCGCCTTCAACGGCGCGGCGGCCTGGCCGGATCCGCTGGGTGTGGGCATGCACGCGGTGATCCCGATCCTGTTCGTGGTGTCGGTGGAGGCGGCCCGGCACGCGATCGGCCGGATCGCGGACATCACGGCGGACAAGCACATGGAGGGGGTGCGCCTCACCCGCTGGCTCCTCTCCCCCATTCCGACGTTCCTTCTGTGGCGCCGCATGAAGCTGTGGGAGCTGCGCTCCTACGAGCAGGTCATCAAGCTCGAACAGGACCGGCTGGTCTACCAGGCCCGGCTCCACTCCCGCTTCGGCCGGGCCTGGCGCAGGAAGGCGCCGGTGGAGTCCCTGATGCCGCTCCGCCTGGCCCGGTACGGGGTTCCGCTGGCGGAAACGGCTCCGGCGGGGCTGGCGGCGGCGGGCATAGAACCGGTCCTGCTTCCGCCGGCACCCGAGATCACCGCCGGTGCGGCTGCTCCCGAACCGCAGAGGGCAACGCCCCAGGGCGGGCAGCGCCCCGAGTTGGACGGCGCACTCCGCCCGCAGCAGGCCGCCCAGGAACCCGAACCGGACCTGAGCCCCTGGTTCGAGGCCCCCCAGCAGATCGAGTACCAGGGCGGCTACAACCCCGACTACGACCCCGCGGAGCAGTACAACCGCTGGTACGAGGAACAGATCGAGGCCGAGCAGTACGAGCTCCAGCAGATCCAGTACGAGGAGCCTCCCAGGGAGCCCTCGATGGAGGAGACCGGCAGCTTTCCCATCCCGGTGAGCAGCGGCCGTACCCGGGAACTCGGCGAGGGCGGCGGCACCCCGGAGCCGACGGAGGAAGACTTCTACCAGGTCTTCAAGAAGTCGATAGACGGCAGCTACCCCTCCCCCGGCCAGCTCAGGGGTGACGTGGAAGCGACGTACGGCGTCGTGCTCCCGCAGCGCGAGGCCGAGCGCATGGTCAACCGCTTCACGAACCGCCACACCGCGGAACTCCAGGAAGACCACATCGCCTGA
- a CDS encoding SDR family NAD(P)-dependent oxidoreductase codes for MASAAPSPASRIAIVTGASSGIGAATARQLAAAGYRVVLTARRKDRIEALAEEINAAGHQATAYQLDVTDRAAVDEFATAFKTVGVLVNNAGGALGADPVATGDPADWRTMYETNVIGTLNLTQALLPKLDASGDGTVVVVSSTAGHGTYEGGGGYVAAKHGAHVIAETLRLEIVGRPVRVIEIAPGMVKTDEFALTRFGGDQEKAERVYQGVAEPLTADDVADTITWAVTRPSHVNVDLLVLRPRAQASNTKVHRDL; via the coding sequence GCGCGGCGACCGCACGGCAGCTCGCCGCGGCCGGCTACCGCGTCGTCCTGACCGCCCGCCGCAAGGACCGCATCGAGGCGCTCGCGGAGGAGATCAACGCGGCGGGCCACCAGGCGACGGCCTACCAGCTGGACGTGACGGACCGCGCGGCGGTCGACGAGTTCGCCACCGCCTTCAAGACGGTCGGCGTCCTCGTGAACAACGCGGGCGGAGCCCTCGGCGCCGACCCGGTGGCCACCGGCGACCCGGCCGACTGGCGCACGATGTACGAGACGAACGTCATCGGCACCCTCAACCTCACCCAGGCCCTCCTCCCCAAGCTCGACGCGAGCGGCGACGGCACGGTCGTCGTGGTCTCCTCGACCGCCGGCCACGGCACCTACGAGGGCGGCGGCGGCTATGTCGCCGCCAAGCACGGCGCCCACGTCATCGCCGAGACCCTGCGCCTGGAGATCGTCGGCCGCCCGGTCCGCGTGATCGAGATCGCGCCCGGCATGGTCAAGACCGACGAGTTCGCCCTGACCCGCTTCGGCGGCGACCAGGAGAAGGCGGAGAGGGTCTACCAGGGTGTCGCCGAACCCCTGACGGCCGACGACGTGGCCGACACCATCACCTGGGCGGTGACCCGCCCCAGCCACGTCAACGTCGACCTCCTGGTCCTGCGCCCCCGCGCCCAGGCCTCCAACACCAAGGTCCACCGCGACCTGTGA
- a CDS encoding DUF3558 domain-containing protein — translation MLIAAGCSSDSGSGDSGSGSGGDKAAGAGATVSASASAAPTVQAAAYKSLPESCGVLSSKTLKSLVPKASKSGKKGTSEAGTRGSCSWSSLDNNGVKGSQFRWLNVSLLRFESDSSRGTGEAQAQKYYEQQIQDAQSVAGAKNAKSQAVSGTGDAATLVRYDLKKKEGAFKQQTVVTRVENVVVTVDYNGAGLAGDKAPSSDTLAKLAERAAKETVTAVSAANGEGAASPAPSDSASGSKAPSKSAAPSKSATESASKSASPSKSAAKTS, via the coding sequence ATGCTGATCGCCGCCGGCTGCTCCTCCGACTCCGGCTCCGGCGACTCCGGCTCCGGCAGCGGTGGGGACAAGGCCGCGGGCGCCGGTGCGACGGTGTCGGCCTCCGCGAGTGCGGCGCCCACGGTGCAGGCGGCGGCGTACAAGTCGCTTCCCGAGTCGTGCGGGGTGCTGTCCTCGAAGACCCTGAAGTCGCTGGTGCCCAAGGCCTCGAAGTCCGGCAAGAAGGGCACGTCGGAGGCGGGTACGCGCGGCAGTTGCTCCTGGAGCAGCCTCGACAACAACGGCGTGAAGGGCTCTCAGTTCCGCTGGTTGAACGTCTCGCTGCTGCGCTTCGAGTCGGACAGCTCGCGCGGTACGGGCGAGGCGCAGGCGCAGAAGTACTACGAGCAGCAGATCCAGGACGCCCAGTCGGTGGCGGGTGCGAAGAACGCCAAGTCGCAGGCGGTTTCCGGGACGGGTGACGCGGCGACGCTGGTGCGTTACGACCTGAAGAAGAAGGAGGGTGCCTTCAAGCAGCAGACGGTCGTCACGCGCGTGGAGAACGTCGTCGTCACCGTCGACTACAACGGCGCGGGTCTGGCCGGCGACAAGGCGCCCAGCTCGGACACCCTCGCGAAGCTCGCGGAGCGGGCGGCCAAGGAGACGGTGACCGCGGTGTCGGCGGCGAACGGCGAGGGTGCGGCGAGCCCGGCCCCCTCGGACTCCGCGTCGGGGTCGAAGGCCCCGTCGAAGTCCGCGGCCCCGTCCAAGTCGGCCACGGAGTCGGCGTCGAAGTCGGCATCTCCGTCCAAGTCGGCCGCGAAGACGAGCTGA
- a CDS encoding RtcB family protein produces the protein MSYVEMPGAKVPIRMWTDPATVEDVALQQLRNVATLPWIKGLAVMPDVHYGKGATVGSVIAMQGAVCPAAVGVDIGCGMSAVKTSLTANDLPGDLSRLRSKIEQAIPVGRGMHDSPVEPGRFHGLATAGWDDFWGRFEGVADAVKFRHERAGKQMGTLGSGNHFVEVCTDTTGSVWLMLHSGSRNIGKELAEHHIGVAQKLPHNQGLVDRDLAVFIAQTPQMAAYRNDLFWAQEYAKYNRTIMMALLKDVVRKEFKKAKPTFEQEISAHHNYVAEERYDGMDLLVTRKGAIRAGSGEYGIIPGSMGTGSYIVKGLGNEKAFNSASHGAGRRMSRNAAKRRFSTRDLEEQTRGVECRKDSGVVDEIPGAYKSIDQVIDQQRDLVEVVAKLKQVVCVKG, from the coding sequence ATGTCGTACGTGGAGATGCCGGGCGCCAAGGTCCCGATCCGTATGTGGACCGACCCGGCGACCGTCGAGGACGTGGCCCTGCAGCAGCTGCGCAACGTCGCGACCCTGCCGTGGATCAAGGGCCTCGCCGTGATGCCGGACGTGCACTACGGCAAGGGCGCGACGGTCGGGTCCGTCATCGCGATGCAGGGTGCGGTGTGCCCGGCGGCGGTGGGGGTGGACATCGGCTGCGGGATGTCGGCCGTGAAGACGTCCCTCACCGCGAACGACCTGCCGGGGGACCTGTCCCGGCTGCGGTCGAAGATCGAGCAGGCGATTCCGGTGGGGCGGGGGATGCATGACAGTCCCGTCGAGCCGGGGCGGTTCCATGGGCTGGCGACTGCTGGGTGGGACGACTTCTGGGGGCGGTTCGAGGGGGTGGCGGATGCGGTGAAGTTCCGTCACGAACGTGCTGGAAAGCAGATGGGAACGCTTGGATCCGGAAATCACTTTGTCGAAGTGTGCACGGATACAACCGGTTCTGTCTGGCTGATGCTGCACTCCGGTTCCCGGAACATCGGCAAGGAGCTGGCCGAGCATCACATCGGCGTGGCCCAGAAGCTCCCGCACAACCAGGGGCTGGTCGACCGCGACCTGGCCGTCTTCATCGCGCAGACCCCGCAGATGGCGGCGTACCGCAACGACCTGTTCTGGGCGCAGGAGTACGCCAAGTACAACCGCACGATCATGATGGCGCTCCTCAAGGACGTGGTCCGCAAGGAGTTCAAGAAGGCGAAGCCGACCTTCGAGCAGGAGATCAGCGCGCACCACAACTACGTGGCCGAGGAGCGCTACGACGGGATGGACCTGCTCGTGACCCGCAAGGGCGCGATCCGGGCCGGTTCCGGCGAGTACGGCATCATCCCGGGCTCCATGGGGACCGGGTCGTACATCGTGAAGGGTCTCGGCAACGAGAAGGCCTTCAACTCGGCCTCGCACGGCGCGGGTCGGCGCATGAGTCGTAACGCGGCCAAGCGGCGGTTCTCGACGCGGGACCTGGAGGAGCAGACGCGGGGCGTGGAGTGTCGTAAGGACTCCGGTGTCGTGGACGAGATCCCGGGTGCCTACAAGTCGATCGACCAGGTCATCGACCAGCAGCGGGACCTGGTGGAGGTCGTGGCGAAGCTGAAGCAGGTCGTCTGTGTGAAGGGCTGA